From a single Silene latifolia isolate original U9 population chromosome 6, ASM4854445v1, whole genome shotgun sequence genomic region:
- the LOC141588537 gene encoding uncharacterized protein LOC141588537, translated as MDWFRGGGIVGLCRYEPGVELVGNAVVVFLFMKGLCWNVRGFNNPLAPTIAKTRALLSSTYFDFIFLSETKCKVALVDPMFRSFGFSRSFGVDADETKGGLWFGFRHDANFECLLACQNFIIIKVMQCGGSFWYLCLIYGEPVTHKREAVWNDLSEWIQSFDNPFLLIGDFNQVDYQEDKWGGSKGRIPGAALFNKWKAEHLLMDILYKGPRFTWCNKREDNSVVLERLDKGYGSWDWNDIFPNSGITHLPIQVSDHAPIIFETNLITCNGRRPYRMEAWNLDYEECIRLVHNQWTEPVSGSATVRMIRKLSRARNCMRLWSISKRKEWNKKWSDFDDNLVEGLHEIETKGVTRTFTTAYASQVEYAKVSAKYWKQRAKMKWNTEGDTCSKYFFNWVKGRA; from the coding sequence ATGGATTGGTTTCGTGGTGGGGGAATCGTTGGGTTGTGTCGTTATGAGCCTGGTGTGGAGTTGGTTGGTAATGCTGTGGTGGTTTTTCTCTTTATGAAAGGACTTTGTTGGAATGTTAGGGGATTTAATAATCCCCTTGCCCCTACAATCGCTAAGACTAGGGCGCTTCTTTCGAGTACgtattttgattttattttcttatCTGAGACAAAATGTAAAGTAGCTTTAGTTGATCCTATGTTTCGTTCTTTTGGGTTTTCTCGGAGTTTTGGTGTCGATGCTGATGAAACCAAAGGAGGCCTCTGGTTTGGCTTTAGACATGATGCCAATTTTGAATGTCTTCTAGCATGTCAAAACTTCATTATTATCAAAGTCATGCAATGTGGCGGTAGTTTTTGGTACTTATGTCTTATCTATGGCGAACCAGTCACTCATAAACGTGAAGCTGTTTGGAATGATCTTAGTGAATGGATCCAATCTTTTGACAACCCTTTCCTCCTTATAGGGGACTTTAACCAAGTTGATTATCAAGAAGATAAATGGGGAGGTAGTAAGGGTCGGATTCCGGGGGCTGCGCTTTTTAATAAATGGAAAGCTGAGCATCTTCTGATGGATATCCTGTATAAGGGGCCAAGATTTACTTGGTGTAATAAGAGAGAAGATAATAGTGTAGTCTTGGAACGTCTTGATAAGGGTTATGGATCGTGGGATTGGAATGATATTTTTCCGAACTCTGGTATTACTCATCTTCCTATTCAGGTTTCAGATCATGCGCCTATTATctttgaaacaaatttaattacTTGCAATGGTAGAAGACCCTATCGTATGGAGGCTTGGAACCTGGATTATGAGGAATGTATTCGCCTTGTACATAACCAATGGACTGAGCCTGTCTCAGGCTCTGCCACCGTCAGAATGATACGTAAGTTATCAAGAGCTAGAAATTGCATGCGTCTTTGGTCTATTTCCAAGAGGAAAGAATGGAATAAGAAATGGAGTGATTTCGATGACAATTTGGTTGAAGGGCTCCACGAAATTGAGACGAAGGGAGTGACTCGAACTTTCACCACTGCATATGCTAGTCAGGTGGAGTATGCTAAAGTCTCGGCTAAATATTGGAAACAGAGGGCCAAGATGAAATGGAACACCGAGGGAGATACGTGCTCCAAGTATTTCTTTAATTGGGTTAAGGGTAGGGCGTAA